The Candidatus Binatia bacterium genome has a segment encoding these proteins:
- a CDS encoding helix-turn-helix domain-containing protein, with translation MKNIQTRPMEPELKSFLSPRDLARAIGASESSLKRWVDDGRIRVSRTAGGHRRIPLTEAVRFIRAAGITLADPERIGLPAVSASGARTTDALPRECSEMFRELRGPEVEQRLFAAFLAGASVAEICDGPIRISLQHVGEIYHDDPTGIAIEHTAVEHCVRALNTIRNVITAPERTAPLAIGGAVAGNPYVLPSLSVAAVLEELGFRAINAGANLPLDALAPMATSHQAKIIWRTSNDTLDAKAQKAELEGLRELTSKCGGTSVVGGGGFDADLAQKYNAHSFDSMVEFSGFARGFLAITGETVSRDERALAN, from the coding sequence GTGAAAAACATTCAAACTCGCCCAATGGAACCGGAACTCAAGTCCTTTTTAAGCCCTCGAGACCTCGCCCGGGCCATCGGGGCCAGCGAATCTTCCCTGAAGCGATGGGTCGATGACGGCCGAATCCGTGTAAGTCGAACCGCTGGCGGCCACCGACGAATTCCCCTGACCGAGGCGGTTCGCTTTATTCGTGCGGCCGGAATCACCCTCGCGGACCCGGAGAGAATTGGTTTGCCCGCCGTCAGCGCCTCAGGCGCTCGCACCACGGACGCTCTCCCCCGGGAGTGCTCCGAAATGTTCCGCGAATTACGTGGACCCGAGGTCGAGCAGCGATTGTTCGCCGCTTTCCTCGCGGGCGCGTCCGTGGCCGAGATCTGCGATGGGCCCATTCGAATTTCCCTTCAGCATGTCGGCGAGATTTACCATGACGACCCGACCGGGATCGCCATCGAGCACACCGCCGTCGAGCATTGCGTGCGGGCCCTCAACACGATTCGAAACGTGATCACGGCACCCGAGCGCACCGCCCCCCTCGCGATCGGCGGTGCTGTCGCCGGCAACCCATACGTGCTCCCCTCGCTAAGTGTCGCTGCCGTGCTTGAGGAATTGGGGTTCCGAGCCATCAATGCCGGGGCCAACCTGCCCCTCGATGCGCTCGCGCCCATGGCCACTTCGCATCAGGCAAAGATCATCTGGCGAACCTCCAACGACACCCTCGACGCAAAAGCACAGAAAGCCGAGCTCGAGGGATTGCGGGAGCTGACTTCAAAATGCGGCGGGACGTCGGTGGTCGGCGGCGGCGGGTTCGATGCCGATCTGGCACAGAAGTATAATGCACATTCCTTCGATTCCATGGTCGAATTCAGCGGATTCGCTCGAGGATTTCTGGCAATCACCGGCGAGACCGTCTCGCGAGACGAACGCGCGCTCGCCAACTGA